One part of the Odontesthes bonariensis isolate fOdoBon6 chromosome 15, fOdoBon6.hap1, whole genome shotgun sequence genome encodes these proteins:
- the vamp4 gene encoding vesicle-associated membrane protein 4 isoform X1, producing the protein MREPDQEEQPEDNMPPKFKRHLNDDEVTGSIRSERRNLLEEDSDEEEDFFLRGPTGPRFGPQNDKMKQVQSQVDEVIDVMQENISKVIERGERLDDLQDKSESLSDNASAFSSRAKQLHRRMWWRDMKVKMIIALVVVALLLIIIIPVILRNR; encoded by the exons ATG AGGGAGCCAGACCAggaggagcagcctgaagacaacATGCCCCCCAAGTTTAAACGACACCTCAACGATGACGAGGTCACTGGATCCATCCGCAGTGAGAGG AGGAACCTGCTGGAGGAGGACTCCGACGAGGAGGAGGACTTTTTTCT GAGAGGGCCTACAGGACCCAGATTTGGACCTCAGAATGACAAAATGAAGCA GGTGCAGTCGCAGGTTGACGAGGTGATTGATGTGATGCAGGAGAACATCTCCAAGGTGATAGAGAGGGGGGAGCGTCTCGATGACTTGCAGGACAAGTCGG AGAGCCTATCAGACAACGCGTCTGCCTTCAGTAGCCGAGCCAAACAGCTGCACAGGAGGATGTGGTGGAGAGACATGAAG GTGAAGATGATTATTGCGCTGGTGGTTGTTGCCCTCCTGCTGATTATCATCA ttcctGTTATCCTTCGGAATCGCTAG
- the vamp4 gene encoding vesicle-associated membrane protein 4 isoform X2: MPPKFKRHLNDDEVTGSIRSERRNLLEEDSDEEEDFFLRGPTGPRFGPQNDKMKQVQSQVDEVIDVMQENISKVIERGERLDDLQDKSESLSDNASAFSSRAKQLHRRMWWRDMKVKMIIALVVVALLLIIIIPVILRNR; encoded by the exons ATGCCCCCCAAGTTTAAACGACACCTCAACGATGACGAGGTCACTGGATCCATCCGCAGTGAGAGG AGGAACCTGCTGGAGGAGGACTCCGACGAGGAGGAGGACTTTTTTCT GAGAGGGCCTACAGGACCCAGATTTGGACCTCAGAATGACAAAATGAAGCA GGTGCAGTCGCAGGTTGACGAGGTGATTGATGTGATGCAGGAGAACATCTCCAAGGTGATAGAGAGGGGGGAGCGTCTCGATGACTTGCAGGACAAGTCGG AGAGCCTATCAGACAACGCGTCTGCCTTCAGTAGCCGAGCCAAACAGCTGCACAGGAGGATGTGGTGGAGAGACATGAAG GTGAAGATGATTATTGCGCTGGTGGTTGTTGCCCTCCTGCTGATTATCATCA ttcctGTTATCCTTCGGAATCGCTAG
- the rangrf gene encoding ran guanine nucleotide release factor — translation MQSAPQARPLFGGALSAVIPHSATDISELREIPDNQEVFAHAHTDQSLIVELLEYQAQVSDQDAARYHFEDIAGSNKASEPGAFEVTGVVAFPKPELSLLECSCAWMLTGTQRVSKFNEEARDNVTIHLGLFRLPQFSTDVLITFNDPQLISPDSSSAFSVQTHREPWTVQEFQRLLQTLTLHNPGLFG, via the coding sequence ATGCAGAGTGCTCCCCAGGCTCGTCCTCTTTTTGGGGGGGCTCTGTCAGCTGTGATCCCCCACAGCGCCACGGACATCAGCGAGCTGAGGGAGATCCCCGACAACCAGGAGGTGTTCGCCCACGCTCACACCGACCAGAGCCTGATCGTGGAGCTGCTGGAGTACCAGGCTCAGGTGTCCGACCAGGATGCAGCCAGGTACCACTTTGAGGACATCGCAGGCAGTAACAAAGCCTCGGAGCCAGGTGCTTTCGAAGTGACCGGCGTCGTGGCTTTCCCCAAACCCGAGCTGTCGCTGTTAGAGTGCAGCTGTGCTTGGATGTTGACGGGGACACAGCGTGTGTCCAAGTTCAACGAAGAAGCGAGGGATAACGTGACCATTCACCTGGGTCTGTTCCGCCTGCCGCAGTTCTCCACAGACGTTCTGATAACGTTCAATGACCCGCAGCTTATCAGCCCCGACAGCAGCAGTGCCTTTTCGGTGCAGACGCACAGAGAGCCGTGGACCGTGCAGGAGTTCCAGCGCCTGCTGCAGACTCTGACTCTGCACAACCCTGGGCTGTTTGGGTAG
- the itpa gene encoding inosine triphosphate pyrophosphatase, whose product MAVPAGRSVVFVTGNAKKLEEVIQILGDKFPYKLVSKKIDLPEYQGEPDEISMQKCKEAAGQIDGPVIVEDTCLCFRALGGLPGPYIKWFLDKLKPEGLHKLLAGFEDKSAWALCTFAFCAGKDEPVQLFRGKTEGQIVEPRGPRDFGWDPCFQPDGYDKTYAELPKEVKNSISHRYRALAAMSEHFSQTNNTSPQNKKKKQDD is encoded by the exons ATGGCTGTTCCCGCTGGAAGATCAGTAGTCTTCGTGACTGGAAACGCAAAGAAACTGGAAGAA GTCATTCAGATCCTCGGAGACAAGTTCCCCTACAAGCTGGTGTCCAAAAAGATCGATT TGCCTGAATACCAGGGAGAGCCAGATGAGATTTCCATGCAGAAGTGTAAGGAGGCTGCAGGGCAG ATTGATGGACCAGTCATAGTTGAGGACACCTGCCTGTGTTTCAGGGCTTTGGGGGGACTGCCTGGTCCTTACAT caaGTGGTTTCTGGATAAACTTAAGCCAGAGG gcttGCACAAACTTTTAGCTGGGTTTGAAGATAAATCAGCGTGGGCTCTCTGCACTTTTGCATTCTGTGCTGGCAAAGATGAACCCGTGCAGCTTTTCAGAGGGAAAACAGAG GGACAAATTGTGGAACCAAGGGGGCCTCGAGACTTTGGATGGGACCCTTGTTTCCAGCCAGACGGATATGACAAAAC TTATGCTGAACTGCCCAAAGAAGTGAAGAACTCCATCTCTCACCGCTACCGGGCGCTGGCTGCCATGTCAGAGCACTTTTCACAAACCAACAATACCTCCCCTcagaataaaaagaagaagcaggaCGATTAA